One genomic segment of Candidatus Methanomethylophilaceae archaeon includes these proteins:
- a CDS encoding NusA-like transcription termination signal-binding factor, translated as MSADIVLTEDTLRYISLFEQITKANAIDCMDTEDKLVFVVEKGQGNIAVGKKGEHVIKLKEKTGKNIQVVEYSDDPEQFVMNVFHIYNPQKVVIEQRGNITHATVTVDPKLKGRAIGKAGKNLRIARDIVNRHHEIQSLSVD; from the coding sequence ATGTCCGCAGATATCGTACTTACCGAGGATACGCTCAGGTACATCTCGCTCTTCGAGCAGATAACCAAGGCAAACGCCATCGACTGCATGGACACCGAAGACAAACTGGTGTTCGTGGTCGAGAAAGGACAGGGCAACATCGCTGTCGGAAAGAAAGGCGAGCATGTCATAAAACTCAAGGAAAAGACCGGAAAGAACATCCAGGTCGTCGAATACTCCGACGATCCCGAGCAGTTCGTCATGAACGTCTTCCACATTTACAATCCTCAGAAGGTCGTTATCGAGCAGCGCGGGAACATCACTCACGCCACCGTAACCGTGGACCCCAAACTCAAGGGCCGCGCCATTGGGAAGGCCGGGAAGAATCTTCGCATCGCCAGGGACATCGTGAACAGGCATCACGAGATCCAGAGCCTCAGCGTCGATTGA
- a CDS encoding 50S ribosomal protein L30e: MRDENVDISIALKSAITTGKVEFGVEQTKKAVKAGRAQMVILARNCPSEELKGDIGVKVHVYSGNNMELGAFCGKPFSVSALAIIDKGSSNILTL; the protein is encoded by the coding sequence ATGAGAGACGAGAACGTCGACATAAGCATAGCATTGAAATCAGCGATCACAACCGGAAAGGTGGAGTTCGGGGTCGAGCAGACCAAGAAAGCCGTCAAGGCAGGGAGGGCCCAGATGGTCATCCTAGCCAGGAACTGCCCTTCAGAGGAGCTCAAAGGCGACATCGGAGTCAAGGTCCATGTATACAGCGGAAACAACATGGAGCTCGGAGCCTTCTGCGGAAAGCCCTTTTCCGTGTCTGCCCTGGCGATCATCGACAAAGGCAGCTCCAACATCTTAACGCTGTGA
- a CDS encoding DNA-directed RNA polymerase subunit A'' produces the protein MDIAARIKKAYPEDCEEYAGMRGDALIKAAHKMYISHMMDQNESAGVMAAHSLGEPGTQMNMRTFHYAGVASVTVTQGLPRLIEIVDARIHPATPSMTIPLVREIDGGPMDKGIATHIASEIEITTLLDVADIETDIDHTQLRIRPNMSKITNKEMTVESIRDRLNKIKVVRGNVTIDAEDNIIVSCPEGSYKKLQLMYDTIKDAKIKGIDGITRAVLSEKNGAFEIITEGSNLKDVLRVRGVDADHVMTNSILEVASVLGIEAARNALIHEAESTLGGAGLNVDARHIMLVADLMTNDGSVRSIGRHGISGKKSSVLSRAAFEVSTAHLLSAATAGEVDRLEGVTENIIVGQPVTLGTGAVNLEYRPKKRPASDE, from the coding sequence ATGGACATAGCGGCCCGCATCAAGAAGGCTTATCCTGAGGACTGCGAGGAATACGCCGGCATGAGGGGCGACGCTCTTATCAAGGCCGCCCACAAGATGTACATCTCCCACATGATGGATCAGAACGAGTCCGCCGGGGTGATGGCGGCCCATTCCCTCGGAGAGCCCGGTACCCAGATGAACATGCGTACCTTCCACTACGCGGGAGTCGCGAGCGTCACCGTTACCCAGGGTCTCCCCAGGCTGATCGAGATAGTAGACGCCAGGATCCACCCGGCCACGCCTTCGATGACCATCCCTCTCGTCAGGGAGATCGACGGCGGCCCCATGGACAAGGGGATAGCTACGCACATCGCTTCCGAGATCGAGATCACCACTCTCCTGGACGTCGCCGACATAGAGACGGACATCGACCACACCCAGCTGAGGATCAGGCCCAACATGAGCAAGATCACCAACAAGGAGATGACCGTCGAATCCATCAGGGACAGGCTGAACAAGATCAAGGTCGTCCGCGGGAACGTCACCATCGACGCCGAGGACAACATCATCGTCAGCTGCCCCGAGGGTTCTTACAAGAAGCTCCAGCTCATGTACGACACGATCAAGGACGCCAAGATCAAAGGCATCGACGGCATAACCAGAGCCGTCCTTTCCGAGAAGAACGGAGCGTTCGAGATCATCACCGAGGGAAGCAACCTCAAAGACGTACTGAGGGTCAGGGGAGTCGACGCGGACCACGTCATGACCAACAGCATCCTGGAGGTGGCCAGCGTCCTGGGCATCGAAGCCGCCAGGAACGCGCTGATCCACGAGGCCGAGAGCACCTTGGGCGGAGCGGGTCTGAACGTCGACGCCAGGCACATCATGCTGGTCGCCGATCTCATGACCAACGACGGATCCGTGAGGTCCATCGGAAGGCACGGTATCTCAGGCAAGAAATCCTCGGTCCTGTCCAGGGCCGCGTTCGAGGTCAGCACCGCGCATCTGCTCAGCGCCGCGACCGCCGGCGAAGTGGACCGCCTCGAAGGTGTGACCGAGAACATCATCGTCGGCCAGCCGGTGACGTTGGGTACCGGAGCCGTGAACCTCGAGTACAGGCCCAAGAAAAGGCCCGCATCTGACGAATGA
- a CDS encoding DNA-directed RNA polymerase subunit A' — protein MTNEITKKIGSIKFSCISPEEIRKMSKVEIITADTYDDEGYPISRGLMDPHMGVIEPGLRCKTCGCKVDECPGHFGHIELALPVLHVGFIKDIRVMLESTCSNCGRLMLDPDTVKERKESMERMEELGGGTADLKGFSKETAKSASKGMECPYCRTKQVKIKLDKPTTFRLDSGDKTLQKTAPGTVKTSASSKLTPKEVRERLEKISDDDLRALGMNPETCRPEWMVLTALAVPPVTVRPSITLDSGDRSEDDLTHKLVDVLRINQRLGENRDAGAPQLIVEDLWELLQYHVTTYFDNQTSGIPPARHRSGRPLKTLAQRLKGKEGRFRSNLSGKRVNFSARTVISPDPLLSINDVGVPIFAARELTVPLRVNANNIEKVRAIIRRGPMSDKLTFPYQPGANYVIRADGRRIRITERNASEVAENIDVDYTVERQLIEGDVVLFNRQPSLHRMSMMAHRVRIMEGKTFRFNLCDCPPYNADFDGDEMNLHVLQSDEARAEARILMQVQENILSPRYGGPIIGAIHDHITGAYYLTHGDTHFDRFQTSNILFKLPVRTAAEKAAADPDDREHSALVDSKDWSIDMPEPAGTDGRGEPYWTGKQLFSIILPEDFNATFKANICHNCRDGCKKEACEYDAYVKIRDGNLECGTIDVRGIGNSKGKILDRIARDYGSSRAAKFINQVTRLVLGAIMNHGFSTGISDEDIPPEAIREIEGSIEEAVTKVNDSIRSFHEGTFEAVPGRSVKETLEVKIQELLSGARDSAGTTAEKYLGMDNPAVIMAKSGARGSMLNLSQMAGCVGQQSVRGERLSRGYHGRTLSHFDKGDLGAFSKGFCANSYKSGLSPTEFFFHAMGGREGLVDTAVRTSRSGYMQRRLVSALEDLKLMSDGTVRNTSGTIIQFKYGEDGVDPARTVGGKAIDLDDLFYEVLPEDEAEKLIHPEIKDSGDDYATREKDEMDFSDDENEEDIEEGDDDFGDDGGE, from the coding sequence ATGACTAATGAGATCACGAAGAAGATCGGCTCGATCAAATTCTCCTGCATCTCCCCGGAAGAGATCAGGAAGATGTCCAAGGTCGAGATCATCACCGCGGACACATATGACGACGAGGGATATCCCATATCCAGAGGGCTCATGGACCCGCACATGGGAGTCATCGAACCAGGGCTCCGCTGCAAGACCTGCGGCTGCAAGGTCGACGAGTGTCCCGGACACTTCGGCCACATCGAGCTGGCTCTGCCGGTCCTCCACGTCGGATTCATCAAAGACATCAGGGTGATGCTGGAGTCCACCTGCAGCAACTGCGGGAGGCTCATGCTGGACCCCGACACCGTCAAGGAGCGCAAGGAGAGCATGGAAAGGATGGAGGAGCTCGGGGGAGGCACCGCCGACCTCAAAGGGTTCTCCAAAGAGACAGCCAAGAGCGCTTCCAAAGGGATGGAGTGCCCCTACTGCAGGACGAAGCAGGTCAAGATCAAGCTGGACAAGCCCACCACTTTCAGGCTGGACAGCGGCGACAAGACCCTGCAGAAGACTGCACCTGGAACTGTCAAAACTTCCGCCAGCAGCAAGCTCACCCCCAAAGAGGTGCGCGAGAGGCTGGAGAAGATCTCCGACGACGACCTCAGAGCGCTGGGAATGAACCCCGAGACCTGCAGGCCCGAGTGGATGGTTCTCACCGCTTTGGCAGTGCCTCCGGTGACAGTCAGGCCGTCCATCACCCTGGATTCCGGAGACAGATCCGAGGACGATCTCACCCACAAGCTCGTGGATGTTCTCAGGATCAACCAGAGGCTCGGAGAGAACCGCGACGCAGGCGCTCCGCAGCTTATCGTCGAGGACCTGTGGGAGCTGCTCCAGTACCACGTCACCACCTATTTCGACAACCAGACCTCCGGCATCCCGCCCGCGAGGCACAGATCCGGCCGCCCGCTCAAAACCCTGGCCCAGAGGCTGAAAGGGAAGGAAGGCCGCTTCAGATCCAACCTGTCCGGTAAGCGCGTGAATTTCTCCGCCCGTACCGTCATCTCCCCCGACCCGCTGCTGTCCATCAACGACGTCGGCGTGCCGATATTCGCCGCCAGGGAGCTCACCGTCCCCCTGCGCGTCAACGCGAACAACATCGAGAAGGTCAGGGCCATAATCAGGCGCGGGCCGATGTCCGATAAGCTCACGTTCCCGTACCAGCCCGGAGCCAACTACGTCATCCGCGCCGACGGAAGGAGGATCAGGATCACGGAGAGGAACGCCTCCGAAGTCGCCGAGAACATCGACGTGGATTACACCGTCGAGAGGCAGCTCATAGAGGGCGACGTAGTCCTGTTCAACAGGCAGCCTTCTCTCCACAGGATGTCGATGATGGCTCACCGCGTCAGGATAATGGAGGGAAAGACCTTCAGGTTCAACCTGTGCGACTGCCCGCCTTACAACGCAGACTTCGACGGGGACGAGATGAACCTCCACGTCCTCCAGTCCGATGAGGCACGCGCGGAAGCCCGCATACTCATGCAGGTCCAGGAGAACATCCTGTCTCCCAGGTACGGAGGCCCGATCATCGGCGCCATCCACGACCACATCACCGGCGCGTACTACCTGACCCACGGGGACACCCACTTCGACAGGTTCCAGACTTCCAACATACTGTTCAAGCTCCCGGTCAGGACCGCCGCCGAGAAGGCAGCCGCGGATCCCGACGACAGGGAGCACAGCGCGTTGGTCGACTCCAAGGATTGGTCGATCGACATGCCCGAGCCCGCCGGAACCGACGGCAGAGGCGAACCCTACTGGACCGGCAAGCAGCTGTTCTCCATCATCCTCCCCGAGGATTTCAACGCCACCTTCAAGGCGAACATCTGCCACAACTGCCGCGACGGGTGCAAGAAGGAGGCGTGCGAATATGACGCCTACGTCAAGATCCGCGACGGCAACCTCGAGTGCGGTACCATCGACGTCAGAGGCATCGGGAACAGCAAGGGGAAGATCCTCGACCGCATAGCCCGCGACTACGGGTCCTCCCGCGCCGCCAAATTCATCAACCAGGTGACCAGGCTGGTTCTGGGCGCGATCATGAACCACGGGTTCAGCACCGGAATCAGCGACGAGGACATCCCGCCGGAAGCGATCAGGGAGATCGAGGGAAGCATCGAGGAAGCCGTCACCAAGGTGAACGATTCGATCAGGTCGTTCCACGAGGGAACCTTCGAAGCTGTCCCCGGCCGCTCGGTGAAGGAGACCTTGGAGGTCAAGATCCAGGAGCTTCTCTCCGGCGCCCGTGACTCCGCCGGTACCACCGCAGAGAAATACCTCGGTATGGACAACCCCGCCGTCATCATGGCGAAGTCCGGGGCCCGCGGTTCGATGCTCAACCTGTCCCAGATGGCAGGTTGCGTCGGCCAGCAGTCCGTCCGCGGTGAGAGGCTGTCCAGAGGATACCACGGCAGGACTCTCTCCCACTTCGACAAGGGAGACCTCGGAGCGTTCTCCAAAGGGTTCTGCGCCAACTCATACAAATCCGGCCTGTCGCCCACCGAGTTCTTCTTCCACGCCATGGGAGGGAGGGAAGGACTGGTCGATACCGCGGTCAGGACTTCCAGATCCGGATACATGCAGAGGAGGCTGGTGTCAGCTCTCGAGGACCTGAAGCTCATGTCCGACGGGACCGTCAGGAACACCTCCGGCACGATCATCCAGTTCAAGTATGGAGAGGACGGGGTCGACCCGGCCAGGACCGTCGGCGGAAAGGCGATCGACCTCGACGATCTCTTCTACGAGGTCCTCCCCGAGGACGAGGCCGAGAAGCTCATCCACCCCGAGATCAAGGACAGCGGAGACGATTACGCCACCCGCGAGAAGGATGAGATGGACTTCTCCGACGATGAGAACGAAGAGGACATCGAGGAAGGCGACGACGACTTCGGAGACGACGGAGGCGAGTGA
- a CDS encoding DNA-directed RNA polymerase subunit B yields the protein MRDLVRLYFADHDIVSHHISSFDDFLPLDTNKKNAKVSRMQQVVDELRVPTDDAERGIIRLDPERTNGVDVVIRVGRERDESGEVVGEPTVRIGAPSMKEANGYTHELTPMEARLRNLNYMSPVYVHFEIYIDGKKKEMPEEDKWIRVGDLPMMVKSAGCNLNRQVMQRHKEREMSDAEYRQEIIRCMEDPEEPGGYFIIAGSERVLITLEDLAPNRVMVEYGERYGSSFEVAKVFSQKDGFRALTTVDMKKDGSLMVSVPVISTSIPLVAVMKALGMESDQEIFDVIVSDPNMTNLVYANIEASYDKKSYAPNGFHTRDDAILYLERNFAAGQAKEYRIKKVENILDRSLLPHLGDTIEDRKKKAIFLGRIARSVLELSLGFRNQDDKDHYANKRLKLSGDLMEDLFRTSFSSLMKDLKYQLERNWGRKRNETPTIASSIRPDILTHKLIHALSTGNWVGGRAGVSQLLDRTSNLSAMSHLRRITSSLTRSQPHFEARDLHPTQWGRLCPSETPEGQNCGLVKNAALIINVSEGVPERDVSFTLRERGVDDVKSGDGTRVFVNGDLRGIHRDARRLVDDIRECRRHGIISNQINIRYDEDMDEVIINCDEGRLRRPLLIIRNGVLALNRKIVEKIRDSLDETRPDAPKYRWDDLFRDGMAEWIDAEEEEDALVLVSPYDVPARCPECHHALSPEDVDWMNVGANTDTAVLKCKWCSSEFGVPSKIEPKYTHMEVDPMIILGVASGIVPYPEHNSAPRITMGAGMGKQALGIPTANYRIRPDTRGHLMQYPQVPMVQTETMKIMKYEHRPAGQNFCIAVLSYHGYNIEDALVMNKSSVQRGLGRSTFMRSYRTEERRYPGGQEDHFEIPDAEIMGARTDSAYASLGEDGLILPESRVSGSDVLIGKTSPPRFLEENGDALTTQKRRETSITVRPGETGYVDSVMITESENGSRLVRVKVRDERIPELGDKFCSRFGQKGVVGRLVDQCDMPFTADGITPDLVVNPHGIPSRMTIGHVLEMIAGKVGAMEGRIIDGTAFSGETETSIRDGLMRNGFRDTGKEVMYDGRTGRMIEADVYTGVIFYEKLHHMVSGKMHVRSRGPVQILTRQPTEGRSRQGGLRFGEMERDCLIGHGAAMVIKDRLLDESDGTKQWVCGNPKCGHIAIMDKNGALFCPVCKKTNVYLVQTSYAFKLLMDELLSMGVAMRLQLEDLR from the coding sequence CTGAGGGACTTAGTAAGATTGTATTTCGCCGATCATGACATCGTATCCCATCACATATCGTCTTTCGACGACTTTCTGCCGTTGGACACCAACAAGAAGAACGCCAAAGTCAGCCGCATGCAGCAGGTCGTCGACGAACTCAGGGTCCCCACCGACGACGCCGAGCGCGGAATCATAAGGCTGGATCCGGAGCGCACCAACGGCGTCGACGTCGTCATCCGCGTCGGAAGGGAGAGAGACGAATCCGGTGAGGTCGTCGGAGAGCCTACCGTCCGCATAGGCGCGCCCAGCATGAAGGAGGCCAACGGATACACCCATGAGCTGACCCCCATGGAAGCCAGGCTCAGAAACCTGAACTACATGTCCCCCGTCTACGTCCATTTCGAAATCTATATAGACGGCAAAAAGAAGGAGATGCCCGAGGAAGACAAATGGATCCGCGTCGGGGATCTCCCTATGATGGTCAAATCCGCCGGATGCAACCTGAACAGGCAGGTCATGCAGAGGCATAAAGAGCGCGAGATGTCCGATGCCGAATACAGGCAGGAGATCATAAGATGCATGGAGGATCCGGAGGAGCCCGGCGGGTACTTCATCATCGCAGGTTCCGAGAGGGTCCTGATAACTCTGGAAGACCTTGCTCCCAACAGAGTCATGGTCGAATACGGCGAGAGGTACGGCAGCTCCTTCGAGGTCGCCAAAGTCTTCTCCCAGAAAGACGGATTCCGCGCGCTCACCACCGTCGACATGAAGAAGGACGGCAGCCTCATGGTGTCCGTCCCAGTCATATCCACTTCCATTCCGCTGGTCGCGGTCATGAAGGCTCTGGGCATGGAATCCGACCAGGAGATCTTCGATGTCATCGTGTCCGATCCCAACATGACCAACCTGGTCTACGCGAACATCGAGGCTTCCTACGACAAGAAGAGCTACGCCCCCAACGGATTCCACACCAGGGACGACGCTATTCTGTATCTCGAGAGGAACTTCGCCGCCGGCCAGGCCAAAGAGTACAGGATCAAGAAAGTCGAGAACATCCTGGACCGCTCCCTTCTCCCGCATCTCGGCGACACCATCGAAGACCGCAAGAAGAAGGCCATCTTCCTCGGGCGCATCGCACGCTCCGTCCTCGAGCTTTCGCTCGGCTTCAGGAACCAGGACGACAAGGACCACTACGCCAACAAGAGGCTCAAGCTTTCCGGAGACCTGATGGAAGATCTTTTCAGGACCAGCTTCAGCAGCCTCATGAAAGACCTGAAGTACCAGCTCGAGAGGAACTGGGGAAGGAAGAGGAACGAGACGCCTACCATCGCTTCGTCCATACGCCCCGACATCCTTACGCACAAGCTCATCCACGCCCTTTCCACCGGGAACTGGGTCGGAGGGCGCGCCGGTGTCTCCCAGCTTCTCGACAGGACTTCCAACCTGTCGGCCATGTCCCACCTCAGGAGGATCACCTCTTCCCTGACCAGGAGCCAGCCCCACTTCGAGGCCCGTGACCTGCACCCCACCCAGTGGGGAAGGCTGTGCCCGTCCGAGACCCCTGAAGGTCAGAACTGCGGTCTGGTGAAGAATGCGGCGCTCATCATCAACGTATCCGAAGGCGTGCCCGAGCGCGATGTAAGTTTCACTCTCAGGGAGCGCGGAGTCGACGACGTCAAATCCGGCGACGGGACCCGCGTGTTCGTCAACGGAGACCTCCGCGGAATCCACCGCGACGCCAGAAGGCTCGTGGACGACATAAGGGAGTGCAGGAGGCACGGCATAATCTCCAATCAGATCAACATCCGCTACGACGAGGACATGGACGAGGTCATCATAAACTGCGACGAAGGCCGTCTCAGAAGGCCTCTGCTCATCATCAGGAACGGAGTCCTCGCTCTCAACAGGAAGATCGTCGAGAAGATCCGCGATTCTCTCGACGAGACCCGCCCCGACGCTCCGAAGTACAGGTGGGACGACCTGTTCCGCGACGGCATGGCGGAGTGGATAGACGCCGAGGAAGAGGAGGATGCGCTCGTTCTCGTCTCGCCTTATGACGTCCCCGCCAGATGCCCCGAGTGCCACCACGCGCTGTCCCCCGAAGACGTCGACTGGATGAACGTGGGAGCCAACACAGACACCGCCGTGCTCAAGTGCAAATGGTGCTCCTCCGAGTTCGGCGTGCCGTCCAAAATCGAACCCAAATACACCCACATGGAAGTCGATCCCATGATCATCCTGGGAGTCGCATCCGGTATCGTTCCGTATCCGGAGCACAACTCCGCGCCCCGTATCACCATGGGTGCGGGTATGGGTAAGCAGGCTCTGGGAATACCCACAGCCAACTACCGCATCAGGCCCGACACCAGGGGCCACCTCATGCAGTATCCGCAGGTCCCGATGGTCCAGACCGAGACCATGAAGATCATGAAGTACGAGCACAGGCCGGCCGGACAGAACTTCTGCATCGCCGTCCTTTCGTACCACGGATACAACATCGAAGACGCTCTCGTCATGAACAAGAGCTCCGTGCAGAGAGGCCTCGGAAGGTCTACCTTCATGAGGTCCTACCGCACCGAGGAGCGCCGCTACCCCGGCGGACAGGAGGACCACTTCGAAATCCCCGACGCCGAGATCATGGGCGCGCGCACGGATTCCGCTTACGCATCCCTGGGAGAGGACGGTCTGATCCTTCCCGAAAGCAGGGTGTCCGGATCCGATGTCCTCATAGGGAAGACTTCTCCGCCCAGGTTCCTAGAGGAGAACGGGGACGCCCTCACCACCCAGAAGAGGAGGGAGACGTCCATCACCGTCAGGCCCGGGGAGACCGGATACGTCGACTCCGTCATGATTACCGAGTCCGAGAACGGGTCCAGGCTCGTCCGCGTCAAAGTCAGGGACGAGAGGATCCCGGAGCTCGGTGACAAGTTCTGCTCCAGGTTCGGACAGAAAGGAGTCGTCGGAAGGCTCGTCGACCAGTGCGACATGCCCTTCACCGCCGACGGTATCACCCCCGATCTCGTCGTCAACCCCCACGGTATTCCTTCCCGTATGACCATCGGGCACGTCCTCGAGATGATCGCCGGTAAAGTGGGAGCCATGGAAGGCCGCATCATCGACGGTACCGCGTTCTCCGGAGAGACCGAGACTTCCATCCGCGACGGGCTCATGAGGAACGGATTCAGGGACACCGGGAAAGAGGTCATGTACGACGGAAGGACCGGCCGCATGATCGAGGCGGACGTCTACACCGGAGTCATCTTCTACGAGAAGCTGCACCACATGGTCAGCGGGAAGATGCACGTCAGGTCCAGAGGGCCTGTGCAGATCCTTACCAGGCAGCCTACCGAAGGACGTTCCAGGCAGGGAGGTCTCAGGTTCGGTGAGATGGAACGTGACTGTCTCATAGGCCACGGAGCCGCGATGGTCATCAAGGACCGTCTCCTGGACGAATCCGACGGTACCAAGCAGTGGGTATGCGGAAACCCCAAGTGCGGCCATATCGCCATCATGGACAAGAACGGGGCGCTGTTCTGCCCTGTCTGCAAGAAGACCAACGTCTATCTGGTCCAGACATCGTACGCATTCAAGCTCCTCATGGACGAGCTCCTGTCGATGGGTGTCGCCATGAGGCTTCAGCTGGAGGATTTGAGATGA
- a CDS encoding methyltransferase domain-containing protein: MAFSEGEIIYMEDGEGKKYWLKVMGGMVKVPSLGTVDGSRFLSMDDGDSLTIVGREYVVFRPGALELMESLDRGAQVIIPKDAATILLHCDVKCGDKVLEVGAGSGGLTTALLHAVAPEGHVHTLELKQENATRAGKNVARTGLDKYWSYSIGDARSMDVPDEGYDVLTMDMPDPWLALGNLEPHLRAGGRVCAYVPNMNQAESIVTALRERGYRDVRAMENMQRGLEVHPGGVRPAFEMLGHTGYLIFARKRAGNKG; this comes from the coding sequence ATGGCATTCTCTGAGGGCGAAATCATCTACATGGAGGATGGAGAGGGAAAGAAATACTGGCTGAAAGTCATGGGCGGGATGGTCAAGGTGCCTTCTTTGGGTACCGTGGACGGCTCCCGCTTCCTCTCTATGGACGACGGGGATTCCCTGACGATAGTCGGAAGGGAGTACGTCGTATTCCGCCCAGGCGCCCTGGAGCTCATGGAATCCCTGGATCGCGGCGCGCAGGTGATAATCCCAAAGGATGCCGCGACAATCCTTCTTCATTGCGACGTCAAATGCGGCGACAAGGTGCTGGAGGTCGGAGCCGGTTCCGGAGGGCTGACCACGGCGCTTCTGCATGCCGTAGCTCCCGAAGGCCATGTCCACACCCTCGAGCTGAAGCAGGAGAACGCCACCCGCGCCGGGAAGAACGTCGCGAGGACGGGTCTGGATAAATATTGGTCCTATTCCATCGGAGACGCCAGATCCATGGATGTCCCGGACGAGGGATATGATGTCCTGACGATGGATATGCCGGATCCTTGGCTCGCTCTGGGCAATCTGGAACCGCATCTGCGCGCCGGCGGAAGGGTTTGCGCCTACGTCCCGAACATGAACCAGGCGGAATCCATCGTGACCGCCTTGCGCGAGAGGGGATACCGCGACGTCAGAGCGATGGAGAACATGCAGCGCGGTCTGGAGGTCCACCCCGGCGGCGTCAGGCCCGCTTTCGAGATGCTTGGGCATACGGGGTATCTGATTTTCGCCAGAAAAAGGGCCGGAAACAAGGGTTGA
- a CDS encoding proline--tRNA ligase, with the protein MPLKEDDFADWYLDIVEKAGLSDKRYPIKGMNVWTPYGWKIMRQIDGYIREEFDATDHDEVCFPLLIPETQFAKEKEHIKGFDEEVYWVTHAGKNELDERLVVRPTSETAMYPMFSLWIRSHQDLPLKVYQIVNTFRYETKQTRPFIRVREIHFFESHTCHETCEKAQDQIEEDIQILAKIAKKICLPYTLLIRTEWDKFPGAHYTVGIDTSMPNGRTLQMGSIHHYRTNFSVPYDIEYENETGEHLPVHQTTFGMSERLVGALIGVHGDDKGLVMPPGIAPIQAVIIPIISKKSAEEVSAECAKILGLLKAAGIRAKLDDRDARPGSKYYDWEIKGVPVRLEVGARDLENGVVSFYRRDTEEKGTISAEDVVPGVRMLLEVISESMMAKANEIQKSRIQDIDSAENIPQDKILRFGWCGCEGCGHKFEDTYGFKILGTPYTPEPYQGKCIICGKPVDKPAYAAHTM; encoded by the coding sequence GTGCCGCTGAAAGAGGACGATTTCGCCGATTGGTATCTTGATATCGTAGAGAAAGCCGGGCTTTCCGACAAGAGATACCCCATCAAAGGGATGAACGTCTGGACTCCCTACGGCTGGAAGATAATGAGGCAGATCGACGGGTACATCCGCGAGGAGTTCGATGCCACCGACCATGACGAGGTCTGCTTCCCGCTGCTGATCCCGGAGACCCAGTTCGCCAAGGAGAAGGAGCACATCAAAGGCTTCGACGAGGAAGTCTATTGGGTTACCCACGCCGGCAAGAACGAGCTGGACGAGAGGCTGGTGGTCAGGCCGACGTCCGAGACCGCGATGTATCCCATGTTCTCGCTGTGGATCAGATCCCACCAGGATCTTCCACTGAAAGTCTACCAGATAGTCAACACGTTCCGTTACGAGACCAAGCAGACCCGCCCGTTCATCAGGGTCCGCGAGATCCATTTCTTCGAGTCGCACACCTGCCACGAGACCTGCGAGAAGGCCCAGGATCAGATCGAGGAGGACATCCAGATCCTCGCGAAGATAGCGAAGAAGATCTGTCTCCCTTACACATTGCTCATACGCACCGAGTGGGACAAGTTCCCCGGAGCCCATTACACCGTGGGGATAGACACCTCCATGCCCAACGGAAGGACCCTTCAGATGGGGTCCATCCACCATTACAGGACCAATTTCTCGGTCCCTTACGATATAGAATATGAGAACGAGACCGGGGAGCACCTTCCGGTCCACCAGACCACTTTCGGCATGAGCGAGAGGCTGGTCGGTGCTCTGATCGGCGTCCACGGCGACGACAAGGGGCTGGTCATGCCTCCCGGAATCGCGCCTATACAGGCGGTCATAATCCCGATCATCTCGAAGAAGAGCGCGGAAGAGGTCTCCGCCGAGTGCGCCAAGATCCTGGGGCTTCTGAAGGCCGCCGGAATACGCGCCAAGCTCGACGACCGCGACGCCCGCCCCGGAAGCAAGTACTACGACTGGGAGATCAAAGGCGTCCCGGTGCGTCTGGAGGTCGGCGCCCGCGACCTGGAGAACGGGGTCGTCTCATTCTACAGGAGGGACACCGAGGAGAAAGGCACCATATCCGCCGAGGATGTCGTTCCCGGAGTGAGGATGCTTCTCGAGGTCATCTCCGAGTCCATGATGGCCAAGGCCAACGAAATCCAGAAGTCGCGCATACAGGACATCGATTCCGCCGAGAACATCCCGCAGGACAAGATCCTCAGGTTCGGATGGTGCGGATGCGAGGGATGCGGGCACAAGTTCGAGGACACCTATGGGTTCAAGATCCTCGGCACGCCGTATACGCCCGAGCCTTACCAGGGAAAATGCATAATCTGCGGCAAGCCCGTGGACAAACCCGCTTACGCCGCGCACACTATGTGA